The window ttcattgttgCTTCTATATTGAAGAACTATGATAGCTTATTCTTTGGTGAGATAAGTTATTCTGATGGTCCTCTGTCCTTGTAATTTGCAAAAATGGGATCAAAAACCTGGTTCAGGATGCTCAAAGATTATTAATAAGGCacattttgcaattaaaaaaaaacttggttgAAATTATTCGTTTGTGTAGTTTATTTGCTAATAGTCACATTAGTAATTTTCAATCTgaattgtaaataaaatattaacaaaataacaaaacaaactttCCTTAAGGagacagaaataataaaaatggttgGTTATAATATTTACTATAAACATGTCCAATTGCATTATTTTCTTGCTATCTATATTCTTATAGTTTACTATGTTCATGTACTTTTGTCTAAATCCTTAAAGATCTGTCCTCTAAAATCCATTCTCTAATGCTAATTTTGCAAGAAAACTGCCTTTTACATTATTAATCTCATTAGTGCAATTTTCCTATAAATAAGTACAAAACATTTGGAGGATGCATCTATAATGAGTGCTTGGTTACTATAGTAGCAAATGTCATagtaattactaaaaaaaaatgcctaaaaCTTTTGACACTTTGAAAAATCTAGTATACCATTAATCATAGTTTCCTACATACTCTGGCAAGAAAAGTCACCACAAGTGAAAATTAAGATACCATTATGGAGATTATGAGGCAATTTTATTACGAATTCCTGATATATTCCACCCTTGCCTGTTCTTAACCTAAATGTAATTTAGCACCGCAaaccatctgtgaaatgaaatttactttaaaaggtATAAATGTTACTagtgtaagaagaaaaaaaacgtGTACCTCCCAAAGAAGTCAAAGGCACTCATTAAGTTACTTGAATAAAAATGGAAGTTGGCCAAGTTACCATGTGTTCCTTGAAACTTCATGAGGTCTCATGGCTTGACTGAAGACCTGAAAGATCTTTTGAGCCACTTAAAAGTGGCTCCCAATCCAATTAATTTCTCTGGAAGAAACCTTTAATTATTTCCGCCTAACCCCTCTTCAAATGGACCCACTCAGTTGGCTCAGGTTTTACTGGGTACTCAATCAGTTAAAACAATCCAAGGCAAAGTGTTAATGTTGTTTGCCTAACTGTAAAATTAACATACACAGAATATAAGATTTGAACCGATACTGAAGAACTCAGTAACATAGCTGTCTAAATTAAAAACCTACTGATGGATCAAAATacactttattttaattatacGAGCACAGCAAGGCCCAGAAAGGCCATGAAGTTGCACACAGAATGCTCGGCACTAGCAGGAAGAGCCCCCGTGGGTGGCGGGTGCCCACTAGCACACGAGCCCCTGCCGCATCTGTATGATCTGCAGTAAGGCGGCCTGCACGTCCTCATCCATGTGGCCCTggggagaaaggggagaggggagaagtatTTTATGTCATCTCCGTTCACACACAAATTCTTAAGACACGGGGCTTTATAACAGGACCTTATTGGTTGTGATTCAGCAAATGCTAAATTCTCACCATCGTGGTGACATTCTCAACATTTTATTGGAAAGCAGAGTAGAGTTCTATCATGGAAAGAAGAACAATCAACGTAAAGGTAGTGCACACCAGTGCCTCTGTCTAGTATCAGAGAACAGATGGACatacttctttctctctttttactaatggctcagatgataaaggtaGCGTAAGTTACAGATAAGCAATGTAAACTACTACAAGGAAAAGTTTATTTTGCTTAtgccattttttttaatcagaaaagtaattaatgaaaattcctatatttatattttttacataaataggatcatatatattattttgcaaTTTGCCTTTCCACCTAATGTCACAGAAATCTTTTCCAAgttattgcttatttttattcatttatttattggacacaccacatggcttgtaggatcctagttccccaagtagggatcaaacctggatccaTGGAAGTGAaagccagagtcttaaccactagaattTCCTgccttaattattttaaattattgtataATATCCCATCATGTGTATGTATgataatttctttattcattctctcAAAAATAGACATTTATGGAGTTTCCAATCTTTCACGGCAGGTTCCTAGAGAAGAAACTGCTGGGTCAAAAAAGCAggctcaatttttaaattttgctaagTACTACAAAATTTCCCTCTACAGAGATAATGACAAGCTACACTCCTACCAACAGGGTATAAGTGTCCATTTCCCACAATGCCCTGAACAGTGCTACAGATTAtccttttctttaatatttgccAATCCCAGCAGTGAAAAATGGCACCTCCTTGTTTATTTCCCCTTTTACTAGTTATGCTGAGGTCTTTTAACACGAATGTTATTCGCTTATATTTACAAAGAGACACTTTAAAGTTAAAATGATGGCAAGAGGTTGATTAAATGCAAGTCAATATGGTAGGCTTACAACAGCCACCCCCCTTCACTTTTCCTTTGCTTGAGTACTTGAATGCATTTCAGCATGACACTTCCTATTAATACAAAAAGTTTAGCTTCCAAAATCTGTTTCTATAACAGCGGGATGTTTTAATTCGAAACATTAGCCATAGTTGACTAAACTGAATTTCTTAGTTAACTTTATGATGCCAGAAGGCAAGACTATTTCATATGCCAATTGCTTTTGTTATGTTTCATTAGGAGTCAGTAGAAAATAATTTCGAATCTCAGAAGCATACATGATAAAAAGTTGATAGGCTTGTTAGGTTTGCTGTCTTTCAGTATGCTGCTCCCTGCCTTGGCCACTATCAGAGCCAAGCAAGTTCACCCTCACTCACACAGAGCTTCTATGCTTTTCTACTATTTTCCCTCCAAAGAACTCCTCATCCTGCTGCCCGTCAACAGTCTTCTCTAATAATTACAATAATAACAACTTTCAAACCCCAGCTTATCTTTTATCTACTCAAAAGAAAGCAGCCAAAGTGACTACCATATTATTCATCCTTTTCCATTGGTTTCCCCTTTATCTCCTACAGAAAAGGCAGgcctttttaagaaactgatactgtaaaaatctcttcctttttattttacctagttcttttcctaaaaatgatcttttttttttttttcccagtgtggACACTTCAAATCCTAAACAATTTCTATTACATCTCACTTGCTTATTGCTATTCTAACATTGTCTCAACTGTCTTCCCAAAAAATCTATCCTGAGAATTTTGGAGATGCTGATCGTGTTTCTACAGAGTGTTAAGTATAAAACACTTTATATGTTAAACATATTTCTTagtgtgattttttaaatagttttctcaTTACACCCCTCAAGAAAGCAATCTGTGGTCTTACGCTTCACTGAGATTAAggctcaataaataaatactgctGATATTCTAACAGAACCTCTGTTTTCTTATATTATTACAATTCTGTGCACACTTGTCACTTTTTTGGTATTCTCTACATTTCAAAGAAACACTTCTGAGCAACCAAGAAACAGTGAAGTTCTtcctactctcctctttcagcaaCAGCCATGTGTGGATGTCAAGGCATTATCTCCAGCTAGCGATACTAGTAATGTGTGCCGCCATCACATGTTGCCAAACTGTCTACAAAATGAGTGACAAGCAGATGGAGACAACACTAAATTTAAGATGCTGTGTTGCCACACAGCTTTGTAAATTTCTCTGGAAGACATGCAACCCATGattaaaagaaacaattatttttaaataagcataTGGGGGTACAACTACGTTAAACATCAATGACTTTCACATAAATTTActggaaaataaagaattattttctctaaaatgaTATCCTATCCAAAGGAGGAGCTCTACTTTACCTGCGCAGCACTAAGAAGGTGTGTCCGATAAATTGCAATCACTTCTTGGTGCTGTCTGTCGGCATCCTACAAGTGGGAAAGATGGGGAGGTCAGACTATCAGCATTCATGTtttcaaacacatggaggctggtAACAATGCTGCCCTCAGGCCTGATGCTTCTAAACAGTAGCAGTATTAAAGCGCTCCTGCTATACTGCGGTAACAAACCACCTTGGACCCACCAGATGCAAAATTCCAAAGCAAAACAATAGTATAAACTTTTCCAAAGAAAGTGTGGGAACATTCACAGTGAAAGCAATGCCGCTCATCCTAGGTAATATGAAATTATTGCCTTAGGTCACATCTAATGCCATGAAATTATCCAGACACTTATCAACGTATGCTTTAGATTACTGCAAAAACTTCCCATCTCATCACCTGTCTCTGGACTTAATTCCCTTTCATGCTACTGAGACTCAGGTAACTCTGTCCTCACATCACTTTTCACTCAAAAATCTTGGGTGACACCTCATTATCTGATATCCAATATCTCATATCTGTAAGAGGGAACTGGAACTCATCAGCTTGATTCTCAACAGCCTCCACAACTGGGCCTCAAACACAGCTCCCAGGACCAGCCAGCCCAGCACCCTTTTACTACCCTGAGGCACGCATGACACTTGATTTCATTTCCAGGCCTTGTTTCACACCATTTCCTTTGCCTGCGGGAGGCTCTGTCTTCCTTTCACCTACCAAAATACCATCCATATACAAGTTCAGCCCAGGTACTCCCTCCCTCTTTCAAACTGGCTCCTACCACATCAGTAACCTTTCCTTCCTGGCAATTCATATCACTTAGATCCCGGGACCATATACTCAATtctatatttgatatttttgtcccactattttactttttatggaTATATATTTTGCCTAACTACCCAGAACCCTTGGGGACAGGGACTGTATACTCTCTTTATCCCTGACAGTGCTTAGCAATAAAGAATTAACAAATTGTTAATTTGttaataaacaaattaataataataataaacaatataCAAATGTTTCCGAATACTGAAAAATCCACCACATCCTTTTGGTAAGATCCAAATTAGCAATAGGTCATCATTAATCTGTAGGCCGAGTGTTATAAaatgaacactttaaaaaataactttcttctaTTCAAAAACAACTCACAACAAATTCCTATAGATTAGAAAAATAGCAGCCAACAATTTACATTTGATTGGGCTACATTTTACTTAGCCTCACAGCTCATTCaactaaaaaaaggaaacaagcaaGCAGTCAGTTCATATTATCCTATTCTAAGGATGAGGAAGCCAAGGATTAAGGGAAATGTATCATGTCACTCTCTTTTAACTGGCAGGGCTTAGAACTGAGCTCCCAACTTCACCTTCTTAATCcagatgttttcttttaatatataaagGAGATAACATATCCACAAAGGTATTtatgaatgtatacatatatatatatatatatatatatatatacacaacacacacacagatattgtCTTTTAATATATAAGGATATAATGTATAAAAACCATAGGAATGCCTACCTTTATTCATAAggataaaagattattttaaaaagtgtgctctgttgtgtctaacttttgtgattccatgaatggtagcccgccaggcacctctgtccatgacattttccaggcaagaatagagtaggttgccatttcctactccaggggatctccctgacccagggatcaaaccgcggtcttctgcatctcccgcattggcaggcaggctctttaccattatgccacctgggaagcttgctttaaagtgaaagtgaaagtcattcagtcgtgtccgactctttgtgaccccatggactataccatccatggaattctccaggccagaatactggagtgggtagcctttcccttctccagaaaatcttcctaccctaaagatcaaacccaggtctcccacactgcaggcagattctttaccagctaagacacaaggaaagcccaagaatactggagtgggcacacctatcccttctccagcagatcttcctgatccaagaatcgaacaggggtctcctgcattgctggtggattctttaccaatttagCCATCAGGCAAGTAGTGGACCAAAATTTTAGAGTCTGCAACAGCTGGAAAGCTATCAGATTTGGAATAAGTCCCAGGATTAAATCCTAGCTGTATGATCCCAGGcatattttcatctttgtttccttAAGAATTAAATGGGGGGCTAAATAAAACCTTGTAGGACTGTGAAGAAGATCAAGTTTAAAGATCAAGCACATAAAATGCTTAGtatagtgcctggtacataacAAGCACACAAAAATATCATATCATAGTATAAATAATTTCTAGTAAAAATGACTACATTCTTGGATCTGAACACAGCCACAAATTAATCTGATTtctaaataagattttttttccttttttttgttttttttttttattttttcagtgggttttgtcatacattgatatgaatcagccatagagttacatgtatttcccatcccgatcccccctcccacctccctctccacctgattcctctgggtcttcctagtgtaAATAAGATTTTACAAACAAGCAAAGGTGACTCTACACATATCAGCATGAAGCCCTGCAGGTCCCAGGTACTCACCACCAGCTGCTGCTGCAGGGACTGGACCTGCTGCTGCAGGCCGTCAATCAGCTGACTCTGCCTCTTGCTGGGACTCCCACTCCCATAGGTAAGCTGGGAAAGGCCATTGAGGGCCTGTTTTAATCTCTCCACATCATTGAGCAGTTCAGTTatcttatgaaaaaagaaaaagggttgTGGGAGAAACACGTTATTAGTCACATATTCACTTGTAAGGAACATCTTTACACAGAGCTCATTCTCTGAGACACAAAATTCACCTTTATATACCAGAAAATTGAGGAAGGAATACTGTCAAGACtgtttcaacagtatgtgcagTATATGATTTTCTCCCAGTACAGGGAGAATCTTTCATAGTTAAGAAAATCAAGTAAAATCCTAATATATGTTTGGTATGTgggtgtgcgtgctaagtcacttcagtcgtgtccgaccctatgaacagtagcccaccaggctcctctgtccatgggattctccaagaatactgcagcgggttgccaagccctcctccaggggatcttaccgatccagggatcgaacctgtgtctcttatgtctcttgcattggcaggcaagttcttaccactagtgccgcctggcaAGCTCCTTGGTATGTAGTAGTGCTTACTAAGTGGCAACAATTATAAGTGGGAAATTAATAACTTGCTATCATAATTTCATATTATACCCATAACTGATTTCCAAACAAGGTGCGAGCACTAAAGTTCTAGGTCATATGAGCAGACATGCCAGAAGGTCAGTACTTGCACCACTCCACTGGGCTGAAGCTGGGGCTGTGTCACTGTATTCCCAGCACTAAACACAGCCCCTGGCAGGCAGAAggcatttaataattatttgaatGGGTAAAATAAAACTGCATTCAATCTCCCTGATTTCCCATCTTCCTAGTACATACTTTATTCAACTACCAGTTTTGAAAATGTTATTGAGCACCTGTTCTGTAAATTGTACAATGAGAATGAACAGTAAGAAGGAAACATAAGTTATGAATCTGCTCTTAAAAATTGGCTGGGAAGATCACCCATATCATTCTGACACGGTAATatatatgctgtgaaagtgaaagtgaagtagctcagtcgtgtccaactttttgcaaccccgtgaactgtagcctaccaggctcctccctccatgggattctccaggcaggaatactggagtgggttgccatttccttctccaggggatcttcccgacccagggatcaaacctgggtctcccacattgcgggcagacgctttaaaactctgagccaccagggaaggcctgtaAATGGATGTCAAAACACAACATACATTTTGGATGAGGAACCGTTTACTGTAGGCTAGATCGGCCAATGAAGGCTTTAGGAAGGAGAGTTAAGTGAAGATGTGGGCATTAAGAAATGTAGAGAATTTGAGTAGGTAGAAAGGAGGGGCAAAGACATTCTGTCTAAAGGAAGATAAAATGTACAGTGAGTTGAAGGGCTCAATTTACTGGTATGAGTGAGTTTCAAGATTCTAGGAGGCTTCAAATTCTGGGAGGCTCTGCAGTGTCTTCAGCTTCTTGCAGCCCAGAAACAtggtttaatatttttcctttcccattCTTTAGGCGCCCTAAAAACCCCTGGGTTTTGATTATTCATTTTTGAGGCAAGCGAATCTTGAGTCTCCCTATCTTTTCCACAGTTCTTGCCTGaaccagatgagaaaacaaaaggaaaactgtttttgatttctgtttgtgTAACTTTACCTTTTTCtcaactctgttttgtttttgttttcggCATATTCACAGTCACACTAAAAAGGCGGCATTTAATGATCACTTTGTCAAATGCTTTGGTAAACCTGTCTTGTGGAGTGCTACAGTAAACAGTCCTATCGTATGTACCCTGGCAGTTCTGCCCTGGGGTTGCCAACACCAAGCCATGCTTCCCTAAAGTATTATCATTACCTTATTATCTTTTGCTTCGATTTGTTTGGCGGATTCCTGTATTCTTCTCTGTAGCTCTGTGATGGTTGTTAAGGATTTGTCACATCGTTCCTGCTGATCTTTGATTTCTTGCTCAATGCTGAAATGGAGCAATTCCTTCTCATCTTTAGCagacaattccttctttttggCATGCAAAACCTCCTCACATACTTCCTCATACTTCCTATTCAGATTGGCCAATTTTTCATTTAAGTTGGAAATCTGTGTCTCCAAATCGCTTTTCGTTGCTTTATATTTCGACAAATCAACCACCTCCCTAGTCTCTAATTTTTTTAGCGCTTGTTTAGTATTCTGAATCTCAGACTGGAGTTTGGAGAcctcttcagttttgttttggctttcttcttccttctctctcaagCTAGCTTTTATGATTCCAACTTCTTTCTCAAATGCTTCCTTAACCTGCAAATGCTCAGCCAGGGGCACAGAGGAGTTCTTCTGATTCTCCAGCATCTGCCGCAGTTGGGTCACTGTCTGCTGCTCTTTCTCGTAACATCTCTGCTTAGTCTTCAGTTCTTCCTTGAGTGTCTCAATTGTACCACCAAGAGATTTTTTCAGGGACTCAACCTGTTCCAGCGGAACATGCTGCTTCTGCAAAAGAGTTTGTGCTGCAAGGATCTCAGAAGTCTGCTTGGCATTTTCCTCCACaagcttctctttctccttctttgccTCTGTGTATTTCTGCAACAGGTCTTTTAACTGTCTGTTCAGCTCTTCTGTTTTTCTGCTTAATGCTCTTTCTGTTTCATGAGAATTCTCAACGAGAACATTCTTATCCTTTAGATCCTTCTGAAGAGTGAGGATCTCCTTCTTTAACTTGTCATTCTCTTGCTTGCACTTCTTGGCCTCTTCTTCGCTGGTATGATACTTCTGTGTCTGCTGggataatttttctttaagttctttttcGGTGGCTTTAAATTTTCTCTCACACTCTTCCAAGCTGATGATCGGAGCATATTTGAGCTTGATGCATTCCTGTATCGTGTCGAGTTCTCTCTTCTGGGCTGCGATCTCAGCATGCAGGGTTACAATCTCCTCCTGGCCTTTTTTGTAGTTAGCCAGTATTTCAGCGCTGTTGTCCTGGACCTTCTTCATGCTCTTCCTTATGCCATTCATCTTTTCTTCATGCTCTCTTAGGCTGATGTACTCAGCTTTTACTTGGTTCTGAGTATTctccagatttctttttaatatttcattctcatcttttattttcacaaattCTTGATTTATATCTTCACACTTCTTCTTCACATCTACTAATTCTCTATTGGTTTTATCCAATGTGCTACTCAAGGCAGTTTTGATCTCTTCATGGGTTTTCACTGGCACATACTGATGACTCATGGTCTTTTTCAAATCATTGTTTTCAGACATGAGTGAATATATTTTCTCTTGGTCTTCACCACATTTTTTATTAAGTTCAGACAGCTGCTTCTTAAGTTCAGTGATACTGGATTTCAGAGCCATCATCTCTTTTTCGTGTCTCTCAGGAGGTATGAACACAGTTTCCAGGCGACTGACGTTCTTACTTAAACTGGCATTTTCCATAAGCAACTTCTCCATTTCCAacttcttttctgtatatttatgtgtCGCATCTGAAAGCTTTTTATTCAAATCATCAACAATTATATCATgtgactttttcatttcttcacttaCTTTTAAAGGGACGTaatgatttttcatttcagttgttaAGTTATGTACTTGTTGCGTAAGGAGCTTATTATCCAGGCAGaccttttctatttccttttgcaACATCTGATTTTTTGATGTTAACTCAGTGATCCTCTTCCCAAGTTCTCCTGACTTTTGCTCTAATCTGCTCTTGAGCTGCTCATGTTCCTCTGGTTTGACCTGCTGAGCCAGTTTGGCCTTCAA of the Muntiacus reevesi chromosome 7, mMunRee1.1, whole genome shotgun sequence genome contains:
- the UACA gene encoding uveal autoantigen with coiled-coil domains and ankyrin repeats isoform X3 — its product is MKSLKSRLRRQDAPGPAPSGAAAAVSAQTADWNKYDDRLMKAAERGDVEKVSSILAKKGVNPGKLDVEGRSAFHVVASKGNLECLNAILIHGVDITTSDTAGRNALHLAAKYGHALCLQKLLQYNCPTEHVDLQGRTALHDAAMADCPSSIQLLCDHGASVNAKDVDGRTPLVLATQMCRPTICQLLIDRGADINSRDKQNRTALMLGCEYGCKDAVEVLIKNGADVTLLDALGHDSSYYARIGDNLDILTLLKTASENSNKGRELWKKGPSLQQRNLSQMLDEVNMKSNQREHQNVQDLEIENEDLKERLRKIQQEQRILLDKVNGLQLQLNEEVMVADDLESEKEKLKSLLAAKEKQHEESLRTIEALKSRFKYFECTSAGVPIHMQSRSMLRPLELALPNQASYSENEILKKELEAMRTFCDSAKQDRLKLQNELAHKVAECKALALECERVKEDSDEQIKQLEDALKDVQKRMYESEGKVKQMQTHFLALKEHLTSDAATGNHRLMEELKDQLKDMKVKYEGASAEVGKLRNQIKQSEMLVEEFKRDEGKLMEENKRLQKELSTCELEREKRGRKLTETEGQLKDLSAKLALSVPAEKFENMKSLLSNEVNEKAKKLIDVEREYERSLNEIRPLKRELENLKAKLAQQVKPEEHEQLKSRLEQKSGELGKRITELTSKNQMLQKEIEKVCLDNKLLTQQVHNLTTEMKNHYVPLKVSEEMKKSHDIIVDDLNKKLSDATHKYTEKKLEMEKLLMENASLSKNVSRLETVFIPPERHEKEMMALKSSITELKKQLSELNKKCGEDQEKIYSLMSENNDLKKTMSHQYVPVKTHEEIKTALSSTLDKTNRELVDVKKKCEDINQEFVKIKDENEILKRNLENTQNQVKAEYISLREHEEKMNGIRKSMKKVQDNSAEILANYKKGQEEIVTLHAEIAAQKRELDTIQECIKLKYAPIISLEECERKFKATEKELKEKLSQQTQKYHTSEEEAKKCKQENDKLKKEILTLQKDLKDKNVLVENSHETERALSRKTEELNRQLKDLLQKYTEAKKEKEKLVEENAKQTSEILAAQTLLQKQHVPLEQVESLKKSLGGTIETLKEELKTKQRCYEKEQQTVTQLRQMLENQKNSSVPLAEHLQVKEAFEKEVGIIKASLREKEEESQNKTEEVSKLQSEIQNTKQALKKLETREVVDLSKYKATKSDLETQISNLNEKLANLNRKYEEVCEEVLHAKKKELSAKDEKELLHFSIEQEIKDQQERCDKSLTTITELQRRIQESAKQIEAKDNKITELLNDVERLKQALNGLSQLTYGSGSPSKRQSQLIDGLQQQVQSLQQQLVDADRQHQEVIAIYRTHLLSAAQGHMDEDVQAALLQIIQMRQGLVC
- the UACA gene encoding uveal autoantigen with coiled-coil domains and ankyrin repeats isoform X1, with the protein product MKSLKSRLRRQDAPGPAPSGAAAAVSAQTADWNKYDDRLMKAAERGDVEKVSSILAKKGVNPGKLDVEGRSAFHVVASKGNLECLNAILIHGVDITTSDTAGRNALHLAAKYGHALCLQKLLQYNCPTEHVDLQGRTALHDAAMADCPSSIQLLCDHGASVNAKDVDGRTPLVLATQMCRPTICQLLIDRGADINSRDKQNRTALMLGCEYGCKDAVEVLIKNGADVTLLDALGHDSSYYARIGDNLDILTLLKTASENSNKGRELWKKGPSLQQRNLSQMLDEVNMKSNQREHQNVQDLEIENEDLKERLRKIQQEQRILLDKVNGLQLQLNEEVMVADDLESEKEKLKSLLAAKEKQHEESLRTIEALKSRFKYFESDHLGSGSHFRKEDMLLKQGQMYMTESQCTSAGVPIHMQSRSMLRPLELALPNQASYSENEILKKELEAMRTFCDSAKQDRLKLQNELAHKVAECKALALECERVKEDSDEQIKQLEDALKDVQKRMYESEGKVKQMQTHFLALKEHLTSDAATGNHRLMEELKDQLKDMKVKYEGASAEVGKLRNQIKQSEMLVEEFKRDEGKLMEENKRLQKELSTCELEREKRGRKLTETEGQLKDLSAKLALSVPAEKFENMKSLLSNEVNEKAKKLIDVEREYERSLNEIRPLKRELENLKAKLAQQVKPEEHEQLKSRLEQKSGELGKRITELTSKNQMLQKEIEKVCLDNKLLTQQVHNLTTEMKNHYVPLKVSEEMKKSHDIIVDDLNKKLSDATHKYTEKKLEMEKLLMENASLSKNVSRLETVFIPPERHEKEMMALKSSITELKKQLSELNKKCGEDQEKIYSLMSENNDLKKTMSHQYVPVKTHEEIKTALSSTLDKTNRELVDVKKKCEDINQEFVKIKDENEILKRNLENTQNQVKAEYISLREHEEKMNGIRKSMKKVQDNSAEILANYKKGQEEIVTLHAEIAAQKRELDTIQECIKLKYAPIISLEECERKFKATEKELKEKLSQQTQKYHTSEEEAKKCKQENDKLKKEILTLQKDLKDKNVLVENSHETERALSRKTEELNRQLKDLLQKYTEAKKEKEKLVEENAKQTSEILAAQTLLQKQHVPLEQVESLKKSLGGTIETLKEELKTKQRCYEKEQQTVTQLRQMLENQKNSSVPLAEHLQVKEAFEKEVGIIKASLREKEEESQNKTEEVSKLQSEIQNTKQALKKLETREVVDLSKYKATKSDLETQISNLNEKLANLNRKYEEVCEEVLHAKKKELSAKDEKELLHFSIEQEIKDQQERCDKSLTTITELQRRIQESAKQIEAKDNKITELLNDVERLKQALNGLSQLTYGSGSPSKRQSQLIDGLQQQVQSLQQQLVDADRQHQEVIAIYRTHLLSAAQGHMDEDVQAALLQIIQMRQGLVC
- the UACA gene encoding uveal autoantigen with coiled-coil domains and ankyrin repeats isoform X2 codes for the protein MMSCWFSCAPKNRQTADWNKYDDRLMKAAERGDVEKVSSILAKKGVNPGKLDVEGRSAFHVVASKGNLECLNAILIHGVDITTSDTAGRNALHLAAKYGHALCLQKLLQYNCPTEHVDLQGRTALHDAAMADCPSSIQLLCDHGASVNAKDVDGRTPLVLATQMCRPTICQLLIDRGADINSRDKQNRTALMLGCEYGCKDAVEVLIKNGADVTLLDALGHDSSYYARIGDNLDILTLLKTASENSNKGRELWKKGPSLQQRNLSQMLDEVNMKSNQREHQNVQDLEIENEDLKERLRKIQQEQRILLDKVNGLQLQLNEEVMVADDLESEKEKLKSLLAAKEKQHEESLRTIEALKSRFKYFESDHLGSGSHFRKEDMLLKQGQMYMTESQCTSAGVPIHMQSRSMLRPLELALPNQASYSENEILKKELEAMRTFCDSAKQDRLKLQNELAHKVAECKALALECERVKEDSDEQIKQLEDALKDVQKRMYESEGKVKQMQTHFLALKEHLTSDAATGNHRLMEELKDQLKDMKVKYEGASAEVGKLRNQIKQSEMLVEEFKRDEGKLMEENKRLQKELSTCELEREKRGRKLTETEGQLKDLSAKLALSVPAEKFENMKSLLSNEVNEKAKKLIDVEREYERSLNEIRPLKRELENLKAKLAQQVKPEEHEQLKSRLEQKSGELGKRITELTSKNQMLQKEIEKVCLDNKLLTQQVHNLTTEMKNHYVPLKVSEEMKKSHDIIVDDLNKKLSDATHKYTEKKLEMEKLLMENASLSKNVSRLETVFIPPERHEKEMMALKSSITELKKQLSELNKKCGEDQEKIYSLMSENNDLKKTMSHQYVPVKTHEEIKTALSSTLDKTNRELVDVKKKCEDINQEFVKIKDENEILKRNLENTQNQVKAEYISLREHEEKMNGIRKSMKKVQDNSAEILANYKKGQEEIVTLHAEIAAQKRELDTIQECIKLKYAPIISLEECERKFKATEKELKEKLSQQTQKYHTSEEEAKKCKQENDKLKKEILTLQKDLKDKNVLVENSHETERALSRKTEELNRQLKDLLQKYTEAKKEKEKLVEENAKQTSEILAAQTLLQKQHVPLEQVESLKKSLGGTIETLKEELKTKQRCYEKEQQTVTQLRQMLENQKNSSVPLAEHLQVKEAFEKEVGIIKASLREKEEESQNKTEEVSKLQSEIQNTKQALKKLETREVVDLSKYKATKSDLETQISNLNEKLANLNRKYEEVCEEVLHAKKKELSAKDEKELLHFSIEQEIKDQQERCDKSLTTITELQRRIQESAKQIEAKDNKITELLNDVERLKQALNGLSQLTYGSGSPSKRQSQLIDGLQQQVQSLQQQLVDADRQHQEVIAIYRTHLLSAAQGHMDEDVQAALLQIIQMRQGLVC